The Onychomys torridus chromosome 9, mOncTor1.1, whole genome shotgun sequence genomic sequence CAGGCCAAGCAGGGCCTCTCCACTCTGCTCCTGAGCCTCAAGACTCTCAAGTTACAAACAGGGTTGTTGAACCCGACTTCAGACCTACCCACGGTTGTCAGTGTAGGAAGCAGtgcctcattttctctctccttcctcctctagaTTGTGTGTGGGGGCGTCTCCTCAGCCAGGAGGTCCACTGTGTCCGCAGTAGCTATCCGAGGTTTTAACTGTGTGGGTTTGTGTCTTTTTGGCAGGTGTCTCCTCTGTGACTTCCCTGATGTCCCTGGCTTGGGTGCTAGCCTCCTATCACAAGCTGCTGCGGGACTCCAGGGATGACAAGAAGAGCATGAGTTACAGAGGGGCCCTCATCCACCTCTTCTGGCGCCTCTTCACCATCTCATCCCGAGTTATCTCTTTCGCCCTCTTTGCTTCCATCTTCCAGCTGTATTTCGGGATCTTCGTGGTGGTGCATTGGTGCGCCATGGCCTTCTGGATCATCCACGGAGGGACAGACTTCTGCATGTCCAAGTGGGAGGAGATCCTCTTCAACATGGTGGTAGGGATCGTGTACATTTTCTGCTGGTTTAACGTCAAGGAAGGGCGGACTCGATACCGAATGTTCGCATACTATACGATAGTGTTGACCGAGAATGCTGCCTTGACGTTCCTTTGGTATTTTTACAGAAACCCGGAGAGCACTGACTCCTATGCCGTTCCAGCACTGTGTTGTGTCTTCGTTAGCTTTGTGGCTGGGATTGCGCTCATGCTCTTATACTATGGCGTGTTGCATCCTATGGGGCCACGGGCTAAGGTCTTTGCCAGCTCCTGTTGTGCCGAGCTGCTCTGGGGCATCCCTTTGCCTCCCGATGTTGAGCCTATGGCACCTCAGACCCCTGGGTACCGGGGGACCCAGGTCACTCCCACCAGAGCCGTGACGGAACAGCAGGAGGACCTCACGGCTGACACTTGCCTGCCTGTATTCCAAGTGAGACCCATGGGGCCCTCCACCCCGTCAGGGCGTCCTTACCACCCAGAAGGGCCCCTGATTAAGATTGACATGCCAAGAAAGCGGTACCCAGCCTGGGATGCGCACTTTGTAGACAGGAGGCTGCGGAGGACTATTAACATCCTGCAGTACGTCACCCCCACGGCAGTGGGCATTCGCTACAGAGATGGGCCTCTGCTCTATGAGCTACTGCAGTATGAGTCTTCACTCTAGAACACCTTGACCCAGATTGAGAAGGGGACCTTAAGTTTGGTTGCGGTCAACGCCGCCTGCAAGAAATATaaccctcccttcccccaataCACAgaaccgccaccaccaccaccaccaccaccaccgccaccaacAACACTACAAAACAATCAATAAGTCACATCCCTTCAGATAAGCTTTCTTTCCAGTCACTATATGTACACAAAGATATTCTCTATGTTttgtaagtaaaaacaaaaagaaaacctttcttttgttttttacacaTAAGAAacagtattgaaaaaaaaaaaataatcccacACTACAGTTCCTAGGGTGGAGAAGGGGGAGCTGCCTCCtctccaaaagaaacaaaaaatgttttctacTTTACACCAAGTGTAGATCATTTATGGGATTGGTGCTGATTGAGagaacaaaacgaaacaaacaaaacaaaacaaaacaaacaaacacaaacctttAACTGCCTTACACCCTTAGGTGCTGAGTTTCTTTCGGTACTGTCATATTTTCTCACACAAAGCTCTCCGGTAACTTTTgcaccaggagagaaaaaaaaaattaaataatcaaatgaaacaaaatctaCCAACAGAGCAAACGAATTAAAACAACCACCAGATACCATACCAAAACAGTTCTATCTAATGATTTGcgttgaaacaaacaaacaaaaacaaacaaattgaccaaaagcaacagcaTAGAAACCCCTCTCTTTATTCAGTCTCTCTGGCCCCTTCCCCATTTTTGCGAAGCCTTCCAGAAGCTGAAGGGCTACTTGGATCTCCACTGGCCGGAAAAGCTACTCGAAGGCTGACTATGTGCCATTTTTACATTTGCCTAGCAAGAATTGCATTGTTTtcccatgaaaacaaaaaaacaaaaacaagaatgaaaCCCCCAAACACCCAATTTGGTAAATTCTAAAAGCAGGTCAAAGGAAATATCCATAAACGCCATCAAAGAGAATCCGTCATGGTTAAACACAGCATGGTAGCAAAAAGAATGACATCAGTTTAAAGGCACAATGCTTAGTCTGTGACTGGTGACAATGATCTCTTCCGTCACTTTAAGGctgagaagggtgtgtgtgtgtgtcacgtgTGACAGTGTGGGAGGCCTCTTCTCTTTTCATTTGGTGGGAAGCCTTAAATTGATCTGGaaagaattttttcatttttcatttgtgcttttgaaaaataacataaagagaaacactagaatatctatctatatctatctatatataaaaaaaagtcaaatcGTATTAACCAACCCATTTCACAGACTGGTGCTT encodes the following:
- the Xkr6 gene encoding XK-related protein 6, which translates into the protein MAAKSDGGGVGVGFAQLHNLDEAVGSGEEDGEPGGGGCGGGDGSEPGESSSLHICHCCNTSSCYWGCRSACLRSLLGKKPRRSAAAADGGDQPLQPPGAAGRHPPTPSAGRPQPASPQVERPWLDCLWIVLALLVFFGDVGTDLWLALDYYRKGDYGCFGLTLFFVLVPSLLVQSLSFRWFVQDYTGGGLGAVEGLSSRGPPMMGAGYGHGAARGGPGAGGSATPGAQRLCRLSVWIWQSVIHLLQMGQVWRYIRTMYLGIQSQRQKEHQRRFYWAMMYEYADVNMLRLLETFLESAPQLVLQLCIMIQKNSAETLPCVSSVTSLMSLAWVLASYHKLLRDSRDDKKSMSYRGALIHLFWRLFTISSRVISFALFASIFQLYFGIFVVVHWCAMAFWIIHGGTDFCMSKWEEILFNMVVGIVYIFCWFNVKEGRTRYRMFAYYTIVLTENAALTFLWYFYRNPESTDSYAVPALCCVFVSFVAGIALMLLYYGVLHPMGPRAKVFASSCCAELLWGIPLPPDVEPMAPQTPGYRGTQVTPTRAVTEQQEDLTADTCLPVFQVRPMGPSTPSGRPYHPEGPLIKIDMPRKRYPAWDAHFVDRRLRRTINILQYVTPTAVGIRYRDGPLLYELLQYESSL